A stretch of Pseudolysobacter antarcticus DNA encodes these proteins:
- a CDS encoding carboxymuconolactone decarboxylase family protein, translating into MPRISIPTIEQSLAASKPLLAAVQQQLGVVPNLMKLVGQSPVALEGYLSLNGALAKGKLNVQLRESIALTVAEYNGCDYCLSAHDYLARNVAKLGNDEIDSARSGHASDTRADAALHFAQRVAETRGHVDDADLATLRVAGFDDASIIEIVVTVALNVLTNYINNVAQTDIDFPKVHARIAA; encoded by the coding sequence ATGCCACGTATCAGCATTCCAACCATCGAACAATCGCTAGCGGCCAGCAAACCGTTGCTGGCCGCGGTACAACAGCAGCTGGGTGTCGTGCCCAATCTCATGAAACTGGTCGGGCAAAGTCCGGTCGCGCTCGAAGGTTATCTGTCGCTCAACGGCGCGCTCGCCAAGGGCAAACTCAATGTGCAGCTGCGTGAGTCCATCGCTCTGACCGTGGCCGAATACAATGGTTGCGATTATTGCCTGTCAGCACACGACTATCTGGCCCGCAATGTTGCCAAGCTAGGCAACGACGAGATCGACTCGGCACGCTCTGGTCACGCGTCAGATACACGCGCCGACGCCGCGTTGCACTTCGCCCAGCGCGTCGCCGAAACTCGTGGACATGTTGACGATGCTGATCTGGCGACGTTGCGCGTCGCCGGATTCGACGACGCCAGCATCATCGAAATTGTGGTGACGGTGGCACTGAATGTGTTGACCAACTATATCAACAACGTCGCCCAGACCGATATCGACTTCCCCAAGGTGCACGCCAGAATCGCGGCTTGA
- a CDS encoding acyl-CoA dehydrogenase, giving the protein MLLTAVIAIVVALILLFLGRGFLAWVAAAGIWLIGWRMIGVTSPTLFIVSVIVLLALALLFGLPPLRRALISGTAMKIMAKVLPRLGDTERIALEAGTVWWDGELFSGRPQWNTLLDFVPPKLNADEQAFLDGPTEELCRRLDDWEIQQQRDLPPEIWAYIKQQKFFGMIIPKEFGGHGFSALAHSRVVTKISSRSVAAAVTIMVPNSLGPGELLMHYGTDEQKKYYLPRLANGDEIPCFGLTGAEAGSDAAATQSEGVIERGIYDGKEIIGLRLNWKKRYITLAPVATLVGLAFRIKDPNKLLGDTEDLGITCALIAANTPGVEIGQRHDPMGVPFMNGPIVGHDVFVPLDVVIGGSAGIGQGWRMLMECLAAGRSISLPALSVGAAQMSTRICGAYATVREQFDTPIGRFEGIEEPLARMAGLTYLMTATRNLTCGALDAGEKPAVIGSIAKAYLTEGMRSVVSDAMDIRAGAAIQRGPRNSLARAWDAVPIGITVEGANILTRSMIIYGQGAIRCHPFVQIEIKSIAENDLKSFDVALFGHINFAVRNATRSLLLAFSGSRLAAAPRTEDTASYYQHLSRFSAAFALISDTAMGTLGGSLKRREKISGRLADALAYMYLASSTLKRYHDEAKTTANYSLVRWATELCLYRVQEALLGVIENLPTKPAAILLRALIFPLGARFRPPSDTLGARVARELLEDRETRLNLTQDIYVPGPDEAGLGALEAALDKAVRAIPIETKLRDAVRAGKLDRAPGYMLDDLGLKAGVITPAEHALLQEAEHARNEVIQVDSFDPQVFKTLH; this is encoded by the coding sequence ATGCTGCTGACCGCCGTAATCGCCATTGTTGTTGCGCTGATCCTGCTGTTTCTCGGACGCGGCTTCCTCGCCTGGGTCGCCGCCGCAGGCATCTGGCTGATCGGCTGGCGTATGATCGGCGTGACGTCGCCGACGTTATTTATCGTCAGCGTAATCGTGCTGTTGGCACTCGCGCTGTTGTTCGGCCTGCCGCCGCTGCGGCGTGCGCTAATCTCGGGTACCGCGATGAAAATCATGGCCAAGGTGTTGCCGCGACTCGGTGATACCGAACGCATCGCGCTCGAAGCCGGCACGGTGTGGTGGGATGGCGAATTGTTTTCGGGTCGTCCGCAATGGAATACTCTGCTCGACTTCGTGCCGCCGAAGCTCAATGCCGATGAGCAGGCCTTTCTCGACGGGCCGACCGAAGAGCTTTGTCGTCGTCTCGACGATTGGGAAATCCAGCAACAACGCGATCTGCCGCCTGAAATCTGGGCCTACATCAAGCAGCAGAAATTCTTTGGCATGATCATTCCGAAAGAGTTCGGCGGACATGGATTTTCCGCGCTGGCACATTCGCGCGTGGTGACCAAGATTTCCAGCCGATCGGTCGCCGCGGCGGTGACGATCATGGTGCCGAATTCGCTCGGCCCCGGTGAATTGCTGATGCATTACGGCACCGACGAACAGAAAAAATATTATCTGCCGCGCCTCGCCAATGGCGATGAAATTCCGTGCTTCGGCCTGACCGGCGCCGAAGCCGGATCGGACGCCGCCGCGACCCAATCCGAAGGCGTGATCGAGCGCGGAATCTACGACGGAAAAGAAATCATCGGCCTGCGCCTGAACTGGAAAAAACGCTACATCACGCTCGCGCCCGTGGCGACTTTGGTCGGCCTCGCGTTCCGCATCAAAGACCCAAACAAGCTGCTCGGTGACACTGAAGATCTCGGCATCACTTGCGCACTGATTGCGGCGAACACGCCAGGCGTGGAAATCGGCCAGCGCCATGATCCGATGGGCGTGCCGTTCATGAACGGGCCGATCGTCGGGCACGATGTTTTCGTGCCGCTGGATGTCGTGATCGGCGGCAGCGCCGGCATCGGCCAGGGTTGGCGCATGCTGATGGAATGCCTCGCCGCGGGACGTTCAATTTCATTGCCGGCGTTGTCGGTCGGCGCCGCGCAAATGTCGACACGCATCTGCGGCGCCTACGCCACCGTGCGCGAACAATTCGACACGCCGATCGGCCGTTTCGAAGGCATCGAGGAACCGCTCGCGCGCATGGCCGGCCTCACCTACCTGATGACTGCAACGCGCAACCTGACCTGCGGCGCGCTTGACGCTGGCGAAAAACCCGCGGTGATCGGCTCAATCGCCAAGGCTTACCTTACCGAAGGCATGCGCTCGGTCGTGAGTGATGCGATGGACATCCGCGCCGGTGCGGCGATCCAGCGCGGCCCGCGCAATTCGCTCGCGCGCGCATGGGACGCGGTGCCGATCGGCATCACTGTGGAAGGCGCGAATATCCTCACGCGCTCGATGATCATTTACGGCCAGGGCGCGATCCGCTGCCATCCGTTTGTGCAGATCGAAATCAAGAGCATCGCCGAAAACGATCTGAAAAGTTTCGATGTCGCGTTGTTCGGTCACATCAATTTTGCGGTACGCAATGCCACACGTTCGTTGCTGCTCGCGTTCAGCGGCAGCCGACTTGCGGCTGCGCCACGCACCGAAGATACCGCGAGTTATTACCAGCATCTATCGCGCTTCTCGGCAGCGTTTGCGCTGATCTCGGATACCGCGATGGGCACGCTCGGCGGCTCGTTGAAACGCCGCGAAAAAATCTCCGGCCGGCTCGCCGACGCGCTCGCCTACATGTATCTCGCGTCGAGCACACTCAAGCGGTATCACGACGAGGCCAAGACCACGGCCAATTACAGCCTCGTGCGCTGGGCCACCGAACTGTGTCTGTATCGCGTGCAGGAAGCGCTGCTCGGCGTGATCGAAAACCTGCCGACCAAACCTGCCGCGATCTTGCTGCGCGCGCTGATCTTTCCGCTGGGTGCACGCTTTCGTCCGCCGTCCGATACGCTCGGCGCAAGAGTCGCGCGCGAGCTGCTCGAAGATCGCGAAACCCGGCTCAACCTGACCCAGGATATTTATGTACCCGGCCCCGACGAAGCCGGGCTCGGCGCGCTCGAAGCCGCACTCGACAAGGCGGTGCGCGCGATTCCAATCGAGACCAAATTGCGTGATGCAGTGCGTGCCGGAAAACTTGATCGCGCGCCGGGCTACATGCTCGACGATCTCGGACTCAAAGCCGGCGTGATCACGCCAGCTGAACATGCTTTGTTGCAGGAAGCCGAGCATGCGCGCAATGAGGTGATCCAGGTCGACTCTTTCGACCCGCAGGTCTTCAAGACCCTGCACTGA
- a CDS encoding LysR family transcriptional regulator, protein MDRFHLLNIFVAVVDNNGFSGAARKLNISPPATTRAVNELENHLGLRLLIRTTRIVRVTEAGARYADDCRRILGELAQADASASGMHGAPRGRLVLTAPVLFGNQFVTAIVTEYLRRYPDVSATCLFLDRVVNMLDEGVDVAVRIGELPDSSMQAIRVGQVRRVICGAPAYFKKHGVPKTPEDLPRHSIISANSVTPTPEWRLVKNGAAHIVKLQPRLSTSTNAAAATAAINGFGLTQLLSYQVAEYLRAGKLKVVLEKFEPVALPVHVVHREGRHATKTVRAFLDLIIERLRADPALR, encoded by the coding sequence ATGGACCGGTTTCATCTGCTCAACATTTTTGTCGCCGTGGTCGATAACAACGGTTTTTCCGGCGCTGCGCGCAAGCTCAATATTTCGCCGCCGGCAACGACACGAGCGGTCAACGAACTCGAAAATCATCTGGGATTGCGCTTGCTCATACGCACCACGCGGATTGTGCGCGTGACCGAAGCCGGGGCGCGTTATGCGGATGATTGTCGGCGCATTCTCGGCGAACTCGCGCAGGCCGATGCCTCGGCGAGCGGCATGCATGGCGCGCCGCGTGGACGACTTGTGCTTACCGCACCGGTGCTGTTCGGCAATCAGTTCGTCACCGCTATCGTCACCGAATATCTGCGGCGTTATCCTGATGTCAGCGCTACGTGTTTGTTTCTCGATCGGGTCGTCAACATGCTCGACGAGGGCGTGGATGTGGCGGTGCGGATCGGCGAGCTGCCGGACTCATCGATGCAGGCGATACGTGTCGGCCAGGTGCGTCGTGTTATCTGCGGCGCGCCGGCGTATTTCAAGAAACATGGCGTGCCGAAGACGCCTGAAGATCTGCCTAGGCACAGCATCATTTCGGCCAATAGCGTGACGCCGACACCGGAGTGGCGATTGGTAAAAAATGGCGCGGCGCACATCGTCAAACTGCAACCGCGGCTGAGCACATCGACCAACGCCGCGGCCGCGACTGCCGCAATAAACGGGTTTGGTCTTACGCAGCTTTTGTCGTATCAAGTGGCGGAATATTTGCGCGCTGGCAAGCTCAAAGTCGTACTCGAAAAATTCGAACCCGTGGCACTGCCGGTGCATGTGGTGCATCGCGAAGGGCGCCATGCGACGAAGACGGTTCGCGCATTTCTGGATTTGATCATTGAGCGCTTGCGCGCTGATCCGGCGTTACGTTGA